The following are encoded in a window of Thunnus albacares chromosome 17, fThuAlb1.1, whole genome shotgun sequence genomic DNA:
- the dcaf7 gene encoding DDB1- and CUL4-associated factor 7, with protein MSLHGKRKEIYKYEAPWTVYAMNWSVRPDKRFRLALGSFVEEYNNKVQLVGLEEESSEFVCRNTFDHPYPTTKIMWIPDTKGVYPDLLATSGDYLRIWRVSDTETRLECLLNNNKNSDFCAPLTSFDWNEVDPNLLGTSSIDTTCTIWGLETGQVLGRVNLVSGHVKTQLIAHDKEVYDIAFSRAGGGRDMFASVGADGSVRMFDLRHLEHSTIIYEDPQHHPLLRLCWNKQDPNYLATMAMDGMEVVILDVRVPCTPVARLNNHRACVNGIAWAPHSSCHICTAADDHQALIWDIQQMPRAIEDPILAYTAEGEINNVQWASTQPDWIAICYNNCLEILRV; from the exons ATGTCGCTTCACggcaaaagaaaagaaatctaCAAATACGAGGCGCCATGGACGGTGTATGCGATGAACTGGAGCGTTCGCCCGGACAAACGCTTTCGGCTGGCACTTGGGAGCTTTGTGGAGGAATATAATAACAAG GTGCAGCTGGTGGGTCTGGAAGAGGAGAGCTCGGAGTTTGTCTGCAGGAACACATTTGATCATCCTTACCCCACCACCAAGATCATGTGGATCCCGGATACCAAGGGGGTTTACCCGGACCTGCTGGCCACCAGTGGGGACTATCTGCGCATATGGCGG GTCAGTGACACAGAAACACGTCTCGAATGTTTGCTGAATAACAACAAGAATTCAGACTTCTGTGCTCCCCTCACCTCCTTTGACTGGAATGAAGTTGATCCAAATCTGCTGG GCACCTCCAGCATTGACACCACCTGCACTATCTGGGGGTTGGAGACAGGTCAGGTGTTGGGGAGAGTCAACCTGGTGTCTGGTCATGTGAAGACCCAGCTGATCGCTCATGACAAAGAG GTATATGACATCGCGTTCAGCCGTGCAGGAGGTGGTAGAGACATGTTCGCCTCTGTGGGAGCTGATGGTTCCGTCCGTATGTTTGACCTCCGACACCTGGAGCACAGCACCATCATCTATGAAGATCCCCAGCACCACCCGCTGCTCCGCCTCTGCTGGAACAAGCAGGACCCCAACTACCTGGCCACAATGGCCATGGACGGCATGGAG GTGGTCATCCTGGACGTACGTGTTCCTTGCACACCGGTGGCTCGGCTGAACAACCATCGCGCCTGTGTGAACGGCATCGCCTGGGCTCCCCACTCCTCGTGTCACATCTGCACTGCAG CCGATGACCACCAGGCCCTGATCTGGGACATCCAGCAGATGCCGCGGGCCATCGAAGACCCCATCCTGGCCTACACCGCCGAAGGGGAGATCAACAACGTGCAGTGGGCCTCCACACAGCCGGACTGGATCGCCATCTGCTACAACAACTGCCTGGAGATCCTGCGTGTCTAA